Part of the Zhongshania aliphaticivorans genome, TGGTTTGCGCAAAGGGCATGAATACGAAACCCAGCTTAGTTTTACCGACGAAACTGGCCGCCGAAGACAGCCCGATGTTATCGTTCGACTTCCAGATGATAAAGATATTGTGATTGACGCCAAAGTGTCCTTGCTTGCATACGAACGATACTGCAGCAGTGATGATGACGAAGCGCGTCAAGCCTGTTTGCGTGAACACGCACAATCGGTAAAGGCCCATATCAATGGCCTCAGTGTTAAGGGTTATGAGCATATAGAAGGGCTGCGCACCTTAGATTTTGTGTTTATCTTTATTCCAGTGGAAGCTGCTTTTATGGCGGCCTTCGAGCATGACCCTGAATTGTTTCGTAATGCCTATGAAAAAAATATTATCGTGGTAGGTCCAACCACATTGCTGGCAACCCTGAGAACGGTGCAGAGTATTTGGCGTTATGAACGGCAAAATCAGAATGCGGAGGAAATTGCTCGTCAGGCGGGCGCGCTGCACGACCAATTTGCCCTAGTGGTTCAGTCCCTTGAAGATATTGGTAAGCATCTAGATCGTGGTCGCGATGCTTATGAGAAAACACTAAACAGAATGACTTTGGGTAAAGGCAATTTAGTGTCTCGAGTGAGTCGTTTAGAGACACTGGGTGCTAAAGTAAAGAAGACTTTGCCAACGTCACTGACTGATAGAGCCGATATTGACCGCGTTGAGGTTGATGGTTCAGAACATAATTAATCAATTTTGAATAGGAGTGTAATTTGTGGCGTTACCTAAAGTAGGCAATCTTGCCCCCGCATTTTCTTTAGCTGATCAAGATGGGAACACGGTGAGTCTTAAAGATTTTAAAGGAAAGAAAGGGGTCGTTCTTTATTTTTACCCTCGGGCATCCACGCCGGGTTGTACCATGCAGGCTTGTGGTTTACGAGATGTGTATGGTGAGCTTGATACTTTGGGTTACCAAGTATTAGGGATCAGCTTTGATCCAGTGAACAAAATTAAAAAGTTTCATGATAAATACGAGCTTAATTTTCCATTGTTGTCTGATGAAGACCACGCAATTATTGATAAATATGGTTGCTGGCAGCTTAAAAAGTTTATGGGTAAGGAAAACATGGGGACAGTAAGGACGACGTTTATCATTGGTCAGGATGGGCGTTTGTTAAAAATTATGGATAAGTTTAAAACAAAATCTCATCACGAAACATTGATGGTAGTGTTAGACGAGTTGTCAAACGCCTAAGTCTACATCATTGATAGAGGGTAATCGCTTAACGGTTTTGCCCTCTAGCTTACACCAGAGTCGTTTTGATTTTTCTTGTAGTTGGTATAGTTCGTAAGATCCTTGGTTATCATATCTAGGCACAGCTTTAAGACTACGGCATCATCTAAAAAGCCTGCAATAGGTATGATGTCGGGTATGGCATCGAGAGGAAGTAAAATATACAAAAGAGCGGTAACAATAGACCCTAATGACCACCAAGGTATTTCTCGGTAATCGCCGCTGACATAATCTTGAAGTAATTTAAATAAGACCTTTACTTGCGCCAAGAACGGTGCCAATGACGCGCTAGTAATTACCTTATTAATTATGCGCTGCCTATTACTGATGGCTAAATTGATTTGTGATTCGTTAAGATCTCCGGCACCTTTATCGAGTATCTTCTTTGCGCGCTTTTTGGATAATACTTGCATACTGGCGTCTCTATAATCTGAATAGCAATAGATGGCAAATATGGCGCAGTGGAGAGCAATCTGCAAATTTGCTTAAAAGATTAAGCGATATATTTCTGTACTAACTCCGATTTTAAGACCTTGCCAGCAGCATTGCGCGGTAGCTCATCATGGCAAAACCAGATATGTTTCGGATGCTTAAAGACGGCAAGTTTGCCTAGTAGATACTCACCAAGCTCATTGTGGTTTAGCTCTGCACTGGCGCGAAGGCGAATAACAGCAGCAGGAATTTCACCAAATTGCTCATCGGGCTCGGCTATAATGGCGGCCTCTGATACTGCTGGGTGCGAAGTTAGAATGGCTTCAATTTCTGCGGGGTAAATATTTTCACCACCTCGAATAATGAGGTCTTTGGCCCGATCAACGACAAAGACAAAGTTTTCTTCATCCAGGTAGCCGATGTCACCTGTGGCCATCCAGCCATCATCAAATTGTTTGCTGTTTGCATCAAGTTTGTTCCAATAATGACTGACATTACATACTGATTTCAGCCAGATTTCGCCTCTTTCCCCTTTGCTAAGAATGTTGTTGTCTTTATCCCGTGTTTGCCATTCAACGAGAGGGGAGAGGGTGCCAGCGCTCGTCGGTTTGTAGGTGAATGCCTCGCCTGAACAGTTGGCACAAATGGCATTGCTTTCGGTCATGCCATAGCCTGTACCAATGTAGGCATTTGCAAGCGTGTTATTGATGACAGTTTTAAATGATGGGGGGCAAGCGGCGCCACCACCACCAAGGGAAAATAAACTACTTGTATCGCTGCTGTGAAAATCTGGGTGCCGGAGTAACTCTAATACCATTGATGGCGCGGCGCTAAAGATGGTGACTTTTTCGGTGCTGATTAATTTAAGGGCCTGCTCCGGTGACCATTTGTACATTACAACGGTTTTTCGTCCTCCGCGCAGGTTTAGTAAAAATGCAGCGTAGCAGCCAGAGACATGGAATAAGGGCACACTTAATAGGGTGCAAGGTGGGAAACCACCGGCAAACATTTTTTCTATGGCTTGGGGGTTCGCCATGGCTGAGCACATGGCATGAAACTCAAAGCTATAAATGGCTTGGCAGATATTTTTATGACTTGATACCGCCCCTTTGGGACGTCCAGTGGTGCCGGAGGTGTACATGATTTGTGCAATATCATCGGTATTACACGACACAGCTGGAAGCGGCTTGTTCCAGTTGTTGGCAATGATTTCATCGAAGTCAGAATCACCAATGATGTCACCCTGCGCAATTCTCGCCACAATCGCTTGGCAGTTAAGCTTTGATAAAAACGATTGAATCAGTTCAGATCGCTGCTGGTCGCAGAAAACTAATTTTGCCGCTGAGTCTTTTAAGCCGTAGTGTAGTTCATCCGCACTTCCCCAAGAATTTAGTGGTACGACCACAGCGCCTACTGAAACAATAGCAGCGTAAGACACCATCCACTCTGGGCAGTTACGCATGGCAATCGCAACTCTATCCCCATTATTAATACCAAGGCTGTGTATCAAGTGATATGAGAGTGCGTCTACGCGCTTAAAAAACTGAGTAAAAGTGAGCCGTTCACCCTGGTATACGAGAAACTCTTGGTCACCGTGTTGGCGTCCTGCATCAATTAAGTCACGCAAGGTAGCGGGTGCATTCTTGAAAATAGAGAAATGACTGCTGCTATCCTTGATCACTTCAAACGGTGCACCCGGTTGGCAGAGTTGGTCAGTACAATCCGCTAGGCGATTAACAATGTGGCTCATAGGGTGTTTTAGCTCTTATTGATGATCAAACATGGAATAGGTAAAACTCAGCGTTGCGGGTATCGGGGCGTTGATCGTTTCCATAATCCGCTGGTATTCAGTGTGACAAATACGCCATATACCATCGTCGAGTCGGTATTGATCAGTGTAAATGGCAGTGCCAAACAGCATCCAGTTTTGGTCTTTATTAAACACTAAGTCTTGTAAATACCATTTACCGGTGGCGGTACTTTCATCGATAAACTCAATTTCTGGGTGGTGGCAATTGTGCATGGTGATCACCTGGGGTGAATCCATATGTCCCTTTAAGCCATTTATCAGTTGATCACGGTTGTCGAAACTATACTTTCCGTCATCGTAGCGTGCACTACAATCTTCGCTTAGCGTTGTTGTTAATAGCTCCCAATCATGGGTGTCGACGGCGCGCAGGTAGGTGTACTTCAATTTTTTGATAGTTTCTATTGCGAGCAGGGCATTGAGTGACGCTGTCATGGTCGTGATCCTTAGCAATTCGTTATTATTTTGGGATAAATCCGCTGAAGCTATTATTTCACTATCTATGGTATTTGCTGGTAATGCTTATTTTAGAGGCAGCTAAATCAGGGAAACATGATCTGAATGGATGAAGTGAGCTTGAACTTTACGTTGTTGCTATAAATTGCGTTGTTGCTATAAAGAGTTTAGTGCTGACATTTAATCTATAGTTGTGAATTGGGGTTGCGAGGCGATGAGTTCAGCGGTCAATATTGTTTTTTGCTAAGCTATGCGACGATTTAAATTTTTGGAGTATTTTAAATGCGCATAATTACTGCAAATACCAACGGTATTCGTTCTGCAGGGCGTAAAGGATTTTTTGAATGGCTAGCTAAGCAAGATGCAGATGTGGTCTGTATCCAGGAAACGAAGGCGCAAAGGGATCAGCTCGAAGACCCGCTTTATCATCCTGAGGGTTACACCACCACCTATAGCGATGCCATTAAGAAAGGTTACAGTGGCACGGCGATGTATTGTAAAAAGCCACCCAATAGCGTGACCACCTCGCTTGGCTGGGACCCCGCGGACAGCGAGGGGCGATATATCCGCGCTGATTACGATAAAATAAGTGTTATATCGCTTTATATGCCTTCCGGCTCTAGTGGTGATGAGGCGCAGGCTAAGAAAGACCGCTTTTTAGGAATAATCTATGATCACTTCGTGGAGTTAAAAGCCGCTGGGCGTGAGCTGGTGATTTGTGCTGATTGGAATATCTGTCATAAAGAAATCGATCTTAAAAATTGGAAGGGCAATAAGAAAAACTCTGGCTTTTTACCCCATGAGCGCGAATGGTTAGACAAGTTGTACGGTGAAGCCGGGTTTGTAGATGCCTTCAGAGAGATCAATCAAGACGCCGTTTATACATGGTGGTCGAATCGCGGACAGGCTTACGCCAATGATGTTGGTTGGCGTTTGGATTATCACGTGATAACACCGGGCTTAGTTGACTCAATACGTAGCGCTAGCGTCTATAAAGATGAAAAGTTTTCTGATCACGCACCTTTTACAATGGACTATGATTGCTCGCTTTGAGCTGGGTGCTTGTGTAATATTGCACGTTGAATTGATTGCTGTGGCCACTTGAGCGCAGTGTTTGTTGTTGAATCTTAAGTAAGGACAATTAATGAGCTTTTTCATATCTGAGGCGCATGCCCAGAGCGCGGGCGCGGGTGCGCCTCCCGGTGGTGAGTTGTTCCAGATTGGTTTTCTGGTCCTCATGTTTGGTTTGTTTTACTTTATCGCTATTCGTCCACAGCGTAAGCGTCAAAAAGAGCATGCTGCAATGGTGTCGGCCTTAGGTAAGGGCGATGAAGTGGTCACTACTAGCGGTATTCTCGGTAAAGTAACCAAGTTAGATGATGACTATGTTGTGGTGAATGTGGCTGATAATGTAGAGCTTAAGTTTCAGCGTTCATCTATTCATGCAGTACTGCCCAAAGGCACATTAAAAGCAATTTAATCATTGCGCGCCCTGCGTATGCGGGGCGCTTTCTCCTAACAGGTAGCAAGATGTCTTCTACTGTTAATCGTGAAAATATAATAAAGCACAAAATTGGTATTACCCCTCCGCGCCTTAATCTCGCTCAGCTCCCCACACCCTTGCAGCCCCTAGAACGCTTACATAAAAGTATAGGCGGCCCCAAGATTTGGGTAAAACGCGATGACTTAACGGGCAGTGTATTGTCAGGTAATAAAGTCCGTAAGCTTGAATTCAGTTTGGCCCAAGCTATTGCAGAGGGCTGCGATACTATTCTTAGCTGTGGCGGCTTACAGTCTAATCACTGCCGTGCAACGGCCTTGTTGTGTGCTCAGCTTGGCTTGAAATGCCATCTTATTTTACGGGGTGAGAAGCCCGATGTAGCTGATGGGAATTTACTGTTGGATTGCCTTGCCGGAGCAAAGATTAGCTACTACCCAGCGGCTCAGTACCAGCGGGAACTCAACGATGTTTTGTTAAATGAACAGGCGGCTTATCAAAAACAAGGGC contains:
- the bcp gene encoding thioredoxin-dependent thiol peroxidase, which codes for MALPKVGNLAPAFSLADQDGNTVSLKDFKGKKGVVLYFYPRASTPGCTMQACGLRDVYGELDTLGYQVLGISFDPVNKIKKFHDKYELNFPLLSDEDHAIIDKYGCWQLKKFMGKENMGTVRTTFIIGQDGRLLKIMDKFKTKSHHETLMVVLDELSNA
- a CDS encoding YkvA family protein, giving the protein MQVLSKKRAKKILDKGAGDLNESQINLAISNRQRIINKVITSASLAPFLAQVKVLFKLLQDYVSGDYREIPWWSLGSIVTALLYILLPLDAIPDIIPIAGFLDDAVVLKLCLDMITKDLTNYTNYKKNQNDSGVS
- a CDS encoding class I adenylate-forming enzyme family protein: MSHIVNRLADCTDQLCQPGAPFEVIKDSSSHFSIFKNAPATLRDLIDAGRQHGDQEFLVYQGERLTFTQFFKRVDALSYHLIHSLGINNGDRVAIAMRNCPEWMVSYAAIVSVGAVVVPLNSWGSADELHYGLKDSAAKLVFCDQQRSELIQSFLSKLNCQAIVARIAQGDIIGDSDFDEIIANNWNKPLPAVSCNTDDIAQIMYTSGTTGRPKGAVSSHKNICQAIYSFEFHAMCSAMANPQAIEKMFAGGFPPCTLLSVPLFHVSGCYAAFLLNLRGGRKTVVMYKWSPEQALKLISTEKVTIFSAAPSMVLELLRHPDFHSSDTSSLFSLGGGGAACPPSFKTVINNTLANAYIGTGYGMTESNAICANCSGEAFTYKPTSAGTLSPLVEWQTRDKDNNILSKGERGEIWLKSVCNVSHYWNKLDANSKQFDDGWMATGDIGYLDEENFVFVVDRAKDLIIRGGENIYPAEIEAILTSHPAVSEAAIIAEPDEQFGEIPAAVIRLRASAELNHNELGEYLLGKLAVFKHPKHIWFCHDELPRNAAGKVLKSELVQKYIA
- a CDS encoding nuclear transport factor 2 family protein, whose protein sequence is MTASLNALLAIETIKKLKYTYLRAVDTHDWELLTTTLSEDCSARYDDGKYSFDNRDQLINGLKGHMDSPQVITMHNCHHPEIEFIDESTATGKWYLQDLVFNKDQNWMLFGTAIYTDQYRLDDGIWRICHTEYQRIMETINAPIPATLSFTYSMFDHQ
- a CDS encoding exodeoxyribonuclease III yields the protein MRIITANTNGIRSAGRKGFFEWLAKQDADVVCIQETKAQRDQLEDPLYHPEGYTTTYSDAIKKGYSGTAMYCKKPPNSVTTSLGWDPADSEGRYIRADYDKISVISLYMPSGSSGDEAQAKKDRFLGIIYDHFVELKAAGRELVICADWNICHKEIDLKNWKGNKKNSGFLPHEREWLDKLYGEAGFVDAFREINQDAVYTWWSNRGQAYANDVGWRLDYHVITPGLVDSIRSASVYKDEKFSDHAPFTMDYDCSL
- the yajC gene encoding preprotein translocase subunit YajC, with the protein product MSFFISEAHAQSAGAGAPPGGELFQIGFLVLMFGLFYFIAIRPQRKRQKEHAAMVSALGKGDEVVTTSGILGKVTKLDDDYVVVNVADNVELKFQRSSIHAVLPKGTLKAI